In the genome of Rhodothermales bacterium, the window TCCGTCGATAGGGCTCTTCATGGCGTACTCACCTCGCTGTGCCGGCGTCCCCTCGCGTCATCGCGGAGCGGCGTCGACACCGAACAGGCTGTGGGGGTGGTGGGGCGGTGTCAGGAAAAGACGTCCTTCACCTTGCTGAAGAAGGATTTCCGCTCCTCTTCCTTACCCGGTTTGGGGATGAAGGAGGGGGATTCGCGGTATTCTTCAAAGAAACGGCGTTCTTCGTCGGAAAGCGTCTTCGGAGTCCAAACGTTGATACGCACCATCTGATCCCCGCGCCGGCTGCCGTTGAGTTCGGGCAGGCCGCGCTCGCGCATCCGGAGCACCTTGCCGGACTGGATGCCGGCGTCGATCTCGAGCCGGGCGCGTCCTTTCAGGGTGGGCACTTCCACTTCGGTGCCGAGGGCGGCATCCGGCATGGAGATGTAGAGTTCGTAATAGATGTCGAGGCCTTCCCGCGTAAAGTGCTTGTGCGCGACTTCCTCTATTTCGACGCGCAGGTCGCCCGTGCCGCCGCCGCGCACGCCGGCATTGCCCGCGCCGCGCATGGTCAGGTAGTTGCCTTCGAGCACGCCCGGGGGGACGGGGATCGAAATCGTCTCCTCGCCCTTGAGCCGGCCTTCGCCGTGGCATTTCTTGCAGCGGTCGTTGATCGTGCGCCCCTCGCCCTGGCAGGTCGGGCAGGCCTGGACGTTGACGAACTGGCCGAAGACCGAACGCGTCACCTGGCGAATCTCGCCGGTGCCCTGGCAGGTCTGGCAGGTCGAATACCCTTCCTTGCCCGCTTCGGCGCCCGATCCGGTGCACGAATCGCAGACCACGAACTTGCGCACCTTGATCTTTTTCTCCGTGCCCTCGCTGATGTCCTCGTAGGTGAGCTGCAGCTTGATGCGGAGATCGCCGCCGGGCCGGCCGCCGCGACGGGGACGGGGCCGCCGGCCGCCGAACACCTCGTCGAAAATGCCGCCGCTGCCGCCGAAGATATCGCTGAACGCGCTGAAGATGTCGTTGATATCCTGGAAGCCCGCGTTGCCCGCGCCGTTGCCGCGCACGCCGGCGTGGCCGAAGCGATCGTACCGGGCTTTTTTCTCCGGGTTGGATAACACTTCGTA includes:
- the dnaJ gene encoding molecular chaperone DnaJ; the protein is MRDYYEILGVTKTASEAEIKRAYRQLALKYHPDRNPDDKEAEARFKEAAEAYEVLSNPEKKARYDRFGHAGVRGNGAGNAGFQDINDIFSAFSDIFGGSGGIFDEVFGGRRPRPRRGGRPGGDLRIKLQLTYEDISEGTEKKIKVRKFVVCDSCTGSGAEAGKEGYSTCQTCQGTGEIRQVTRSVFGQFVNVQACPTCQGEGRTINDRCKKCHGEGRLKGEETISIPVPPGVLEGNYLTMRGAGNAGVRGGGTGDLRVEIEEVAHKHFTREGLDIYYELYISMPDAALGTEVEVPTLKGRARLEIDAGIQSGKVLRMRERGLPELNGSRRGDQMVRINVWTPKTLSDEERRFFEEYRESPSFIPKPGKEEERKSFFSKVKDVFS